A single Flavobacterium sp. 1 DNA region contains:
- a CDS encoding family 43 glycosylhydrolase encodes MNKQITSALLLFFLGISITGIAQKKEKINAIYSGIPWHDNKGNVVSAHGAGLIKDNNKYYLFGEYKSDSTIDFTGFSCYSSSDLYNWKFEKIALPVQESGKLGPNRIGERPKVMKCPKTGEYIMYMHTDDLKYKDQCLGYATSKTINGVYTFQGALLFNGEPIKKWDMGIFQDTDGSGYVIAHSGNLYKLSDDYKSVTEQIVKDMTKHCEAPVIFKKDNIYFWLGSGLTSWERNDNYYFTAASLKGPWKSHENFAPKDSLTWNSQSTFVLPIVGTKDTTYLFGGDRWAFPRQKAAATYVWQPLVVKGDSISLPDYKENWQINTTTGEWSNLTLKGTIIRNSDTGKIKYSDNWKTESVITDSFLDSSSNVKGAFFSVNFNGSQIGLYGVARPNGGYAQVEIKDHNGKTIQSNLIEMYCKHPESSLKYLSPILKKGDYKLIVTVVGEHGNWYKKDGTGFGSTGNFVSVDKIIVK; translated from the coding sequence ATGAATAAGCAAATTACATCAGCTTTATTGCTATTCTTTTTGGGAATTTCTATAACAGGAATTGCACAGAAGAAAGAAAAAATAAATGCTATTTATTCTGGTATTCCTTGGCATGACAATAAAGGGAATGTGGTAAGTGCTCATGGTGCAGGACTTATAAAAGACAACAATAAATACTATCTTTTTGGCGAATACAAAAGCGACTCAACTATTGATTTTACAGGTTTTAGCTGTTATTCTTCCTCTGATTTATACAACTGGAAATTTGAAAAAATTGCCCTTCCTGTTCAAGAATCAGGAAAATTAGGACCCAACCGCATTGGCGAAAGGCCAAAAGTGATGAAATGCCCTAAAACCGGCGAGTATATTATGTACATGCACACAGACGATCTAAAATATAAAGATCAATGTTTAGGCTACGCGACCTCTAAGACTATTAATGGAGTTTATACATTTCAAGGTGCTTTACTGTTTAATGGAGAGCCGATCAAAAAATGGGACATGGGCATTTTTCAAGATACAGATGGGAGCGGTTATGTTATAGCGCACTCTGGAAATTTGTACAAACTTAGCGATGATTATAAAAGTGTAACCGAACAAATTGTTAAAGATATGACCAAGCATTGTGAGGCGCCAGTTATTTTCAAAAAAGACAATATCTATTTTTGGTTAGGCTCTGGTCTGACTTCTTGGGAACGAAATGATAATTATTATTTTACTGCAGCTTCTTTAAAAGGCCCATGGAAATCACATGAGAATTTCGCACCCAAAGATTCATTAACTTGGAATTCACAATCAACATTTGTGCTTCCTATAGTTGGCACAAAAGATACTACTTATTTATTTGGAGGAGATCGTTGGGCTTTTCCACGTCAAAAAGCGGCAGCAACTTATGTATGGCAGCCTTTAGTTGTAAAAGGCGATTCGATTTCTTTACCTGATTATAAGGAAAATTGGCAAATCAATACCACAACTGGAGAATGGTCTAATCTAACTTTGAAGGGTACAATCATCCGAAATTCAGATACTGGAAAAATAAAATATTCTGATAATTGGAAAACGGAATCAGTAATAACAGATTCTTTCTTAGACAGTAGTTCTAATGTCAAGGGAGCTTTTTTTTCGGTGAATTTTAATGGTTCCCAGATTGGACTCTACGGGGTTGCTCGTCCAAATGGAGGATACGCTCAAGTTGAAATTAAGGACCATAACGGTAAAACAATTCAATCGAATCTAATTGAAATGTATTGTAAACACCCCGAATCCTCCCTAAAATATTTAAGTCCAATTTTAAAAAAAGGCGATTATAAACTTATTGTAACTGTTGTGGGAGAACATGGCAATTGGTATAAAAAGGACGGAACAGGATTTGGCAGCACTGGGAATTTTGTTTCTGTAGATAAAATAATAGTTAAATAA
- a CDS encoding Glu/Leu/Phe/Val dehydrogenase dimerization domain-containing protein, giving the protein MKDLLKKFENKAPEIIFNWKDSETEAEGWTVINSLRGGAAGGGTRMRKGLDMNEVLSLAKTMEVKFSVSGPAIGGAKSGINFDPNDPRKKGVLQRWYKAVSPLLKSYYGTGGDLNVDEIHEVIPMTEECGVWHPQEGVFNGHFKPTEADKINRIGQLRQGVIKVIENPRFSPDVTRKYTIADMITGYGVAEAVRHFYDIYGRSVKGKKAIVQGFGNVGSAAAFYLAEMGAKIIGIIDRDGGLINEEGFTFEEIKALFLAKDGNKLVAENMIPFEEINQKIWTIGAEIFTPCAASRLVTQNQIDSLIANGLEVISCGANVPFADKEIFFGSIMEEVDHKVSLIPDFISNCGMARVFAYFMEKKVQMTDEAIFHDTSEIIKNAIEKTHSLNSSKTNISATAFEIALKQLV; this is encoded by the coding sequence ATGAAAGATTTGTTAAAGAAATTTGAAAATAAAGCTCCTGAAATCATTTTCAACTGGAAAGATTCCGAAACCGAAGCCGAAGGCTGGACAGTCATAAACTCTCTTCGGGGAGGGGCTGCAGGCGGAGGAACACGTATGAGAAAAGGACTTGACATGAATGAGGTTTTGTCTTTGGCAAAAACCATGGAAGTTAAATTTTCGGTTTCTGGCCCAGCAATTGGCGGGGCAAAATCTGGAATAAATTTTGACCCTAATGATCCCCGCAAAAAAGGGGTTTTACAACGCTGGTACAAAGCCGTTTCTCCTTTATTAAAAAGCTATTACGGGACTGGGGGTGATTTGAATGTAGATGAAATTCACGAAGTAATCCCAATGACCGAAGAATGCGGTGTTTGGCATCCGCAGGAAGGTGTTTTCAATGGACACTTTAAACCTACCGAAGCCGACAAAATCAATAGAATCGGGCAATTACGACAAGGAGTAATTAAAGTAATAGAAAACCCGAGATTCTCACCAGATGTTACCCGAAAATATACGATAGCAGACATGATTACTGGTTATGGTGTTGCCGAAGCTGTACGTCATTTCTATGATATTTATGGTCGTTCTGTAAAAGGGAAGAAAGCCATTGTTCAGGGTTTTGGAAATGTAGGATCGGCCGCTGCTTTCTATCTAGCCGAAATGGGAGCCAAAATCATCGGGATTATTGACCGAGACGGCGGATTAATTAATGAAGAAGGTTTTACTTTTGAAGAAATAAAAGCATTATTCCTTGCCAAAGACGGAAACAAATTAGTAGCCGAAAACATGATTCCTTTTGAAGAAATCAATCAAAAGATATGGACTATCGGTGCCGAAATATTCACTCCTTGTGCCGCTTCAAGACTGGTTACACAAAATCAAATAGACAGTTTAATTGCTAATGGACTGGAAGTGATTTCGTGTGGCGCCAACGTTCCATTTGCCGATAAGGAAATTTTCTTTGGTTCCATTATGGAAGAAGTAGACCATAAAGTGAGCTTGATTCCTGATTTTATTTCCAATTGTGGTATGGCTAGAGTTTTTGCCTATTTCATGGAAAAGAAAGTGCAAATGACAGACGAAGCCATTTTTCATGACACTTCTGAAATCATAAAAAATGCTATTGAAAAAACGCATTCTTTGAATTCATCTAAAACAAATATCAGTGCAACTGCTTTTGAAATTGCTCTGAAACAATTAGTGTAA
- a CDS encoding chalcone isomerase family protein, with amino-acid sequence MKKILLVIMLVITALFSEVQAQKQIVFEGVTIPRTMKFENKILQLNGAGSRSKMWVEVYIQALYLNQLSQNAKEIINDNVEMSIRIEITSALVSSGKLTRALHAGFEKSAGENLDALKPKMELLKSYLADEIKRGDVFELTYNPADSSVWVVKNSELKGKVPGFDFKKVFFGIWLGDKPVDEELKNSLLGI; translated from the coding sequence ATGAAAAAAATACTGTTAGTAATAATGTTAGTTATTACTGCCCTATTCTCTGAAGTTCAAGCCCAAAAACAAATCGTGTTTGAAGGAGTAACTATTCCTAGAACAATGAAATTTGAAAACAAAATTTTACAGCTAAATGGTGCAGGATCAAGATCTAAAATGTGGGTAGAAGTTTATATACAAGCCTTATATTTGAACCAATTATCTCAAAATGCAAAAGAAATTATTAATGATAATGTGGAAATGTCCATTCGGATTGAAATTACCTCAGCTTTAGTTTCATCTGGTAAATTAACCAGAGCATTACATGCAGGATTCGAAAAATCGGCTGGTGAAAATTTGGATGCTTTAAAACCAAAAATGGAATTATTGAAAAGCTACTTGGCTGATGAAATCAAGAGAGGAGATGTTTTTGAATTAACTTATAATCCAGCAGACTCTTCAGTTTGGGTTGTAAAAAATAGTGAGCTGAAAGGAAAAGTTCCCGGATTTGATTTCAAAAAAGTATTTTTCGGTATATGGTTAGGTGACAAACCAGTCGATGAAGAGTTAAAAAACAGTTTATTAGGCATCTAA
- a CDS encoding anhydro-N-acetylmuramic acid kinase, with protein sequence MKKDYYNVIGVMSGTSLDGVDLAHIQFVIKNNKWSFEILECETISYDSNWISILKTAVDYTENQLIELNKNYTKLLASIITNFINRRALENLDAVCSHGHTILHQPQNGFTLQIGNLPEISKLTQQKIVCDFRVQDVQLGGQGAPLVPIGDRILFAEYDYCMNLGGFSNVSFEENNTRIAFDISAVNTVLNFYANQLGLDYDDKGKISKTGNCNTDLLNELNSLDFYQKKHPKSLGFEFVKETLLPIIEKYPISIEDKLHTYTEHIAIQIALALPKKKGSMLTTGGGAYNDFLIERIQFYLPEMNVIIPSKKILEFKEALIFALLGVLKIREEVNALQSVTGAKYDHSSGAVYTP encoded by the coding sequence ATGAAAAAAGATTACTATAACGTTATCGGAGTGATGTCAGGAACTTCGCTGGATGGAGTCGATTTGGCTCATATTCAATTTGTAATAAAAAATAATAAATGGTCATTTGAAATTTTAGAATGCGAAACCATTTCTTACGATTCTAATTGGATCAGCATCTTAAAAACTGCTGTCGATTATACCGAAAATCAACTAATCGAGTTAAATAAAAATTATACAAAGTTACTCGCCTCAATCATTACAAATTTTATAAACAGACGTGCTCTTGAAAATCTAGATGCAGTTTGTTCACATGGGCATACTATTTTACATCAGCCACAAAACGGCTTTACGCTTCAAATTGGTAATTTACCTGAGATTTCCAAATTGACGCAGCAAAAAATAGTTTGCGATTTCAGGGTACAAGATGTTCAATTAGGGGGGCAAGGTGCGCCATTAGTTCCCATCGGCGACCGTATCCTATTTGCAGAATATGATTACTGCATGAATTTAGGCGGTTTTTCGAATGTCTCTTTTGAAGAAAACAATACCCGAATTGCATTTGACATTTCGGCCGTAAATACCGTTCTTAATTTTTATGCCAATCAATTGGGTTTGGATTATGATGACAAGGGCAAAATTTCTAAAACCGGCAATTGTAATACTGATTTATTAAACGAACTGAACTCTTTGGATTTTTACCAAAAAAAGCATCCAAAATCATTGGGATTCGAATTTGTGAAAGAAACTCTTTTACCAATAATTGAAAAGTATCCCATTTCCATCGAAGATAAATTACACACATACACTGAACATATAGCAATCCAAATAGCATTGGCTTTGCCAAAGAAAAAAGGAAGTATGCTCACCACTGGCGGAGGTGCCTATAATGATTTTCTAATCGAAAGAATTCAATTTTACCTGCCTGAAATGAATGTTATTATTCCTTCGAAAAAAATTCTGGAATTCAAAGAAGCATTAATTTTTGCCTTACTGGGCGTTTTAAAAATTCGGGAAGAAGTTAATGCGCTTCAAAGCGTAACCGGCGCTAAATATGATCATAGTTCTGGAGCTGTTTATACTCCTTAA